One genomic region from Sulfurimonas sp. encodes:
- a CDS encoding CZB domain-containing protein → MVKEEILKELRNAKAAHIQWLQRAKLLIKGFETEENFIPVDARACKFGCWFYGEAQNLSALKNNPVESMRKVENLHNALHSMYLNIYKIYFSQDSQGFFSKLFGQKKKITDESTKLAKEYFSKLEFISKNLLNEINRMERRILAISSEDILKI, encoded by the coding sequence ATGGTAAAAGAAGAAATTTTAAAAGAACTACGAAATGCAAAAGCAGCTCATATACAATGGTTGCAAAGGGCAAAATTATTAATAAAAGGTTTTGAAACAGAGGAAAATTTTATTCCAGTAGATGCTAGAGCATGTAAGTTTGGATGTTGGTTTTACGGAGAAGCTCAAAATTTAAGTGCATTAAAAAATAACCCAGTAGAGTCTATGAGAAAAGTTGAAAATTTGCATAACGCTTTACATAGTATGTATCTAAATATTTATAAAATATATTTTTCTCAAGATTCTCAAGGTTTTTTTAGTAAACTGTTTGGACAAAAGAAGAAAATAACAGATGAATCTACAAAACTTGCAAAAGAATATTTTTCAAAATTAGAATTTATTTCAAAAAATCTTCTTAATGAAATTAATCGTATGGAAAGAAGAATCTTAGCTATTAGTAGTGAAGATATATTGAAAATTTAA
- the gltB gene encoding glutamate synthase large subunit, whose protein sequence is MQPKYLPTKEGLYDPEFEHDACGVGFVAHLKGKASHDIVSKGLTLLANLEHRGAVGAEKNSGDGAGILTQMPDKFLRRVLKEKNIDLPEFGHYAVGVVFLPKDPEAYAECKAIVEDCIEDLGQEFLGWRRVPTVNESLGETVKVIEPYIHQVIIKRNPELEDADAFERKLFVIRKYTQSKITTSNVRGTEYFYMPSMSYKTISYKGQLITEQLPLYFPDLNEPDYESAIALVHSRFSTNTFPSWPLAQPFRYIAHNGEINTLRGNINWMRARQSMLKSKLFTDDELDKIYPYLINEAKGSDSSVLDNVIELLTLAGRPLAHVMMMMIPEAWRDQEMDESRRAFYEYHATFMEPWDGPASVAFTDGKIIGATLDRNGLRPSRYFLTKDDILVMASEQGALEFPSEDIVLKGRLQPGKMFLADLEKGRIISDDEIKAEITTAHNYAKWIEKQKINLDDLTLNKDVKQPNHKTILVRQKCFGYTQEDLKILLAPMANTAYEATGSMGNDASLSVLSNASTNLYNYFHQLFAQVTNPPIDPIREESVMSLISYIGPQGNLFQEVDEDRKFIKLKSPILTNEQFEKLSGINEFNFSAKTISILFDSTKSDSLKRALNSVLEQASDAVKAGHEVIILSTRGTNKTKAAIPSLLAVSAVHHALVDAGLRTNCGLVIETGEAREIHHFATLVGYGANAINPYLAFETIEDMRKRKMIDKGITPKMAEANYITAIGKGIYKIMSKMGISTIRSYTGAQIFEAVGLSQNLVDNYFKGTPTRLDGIDIDTIEEETLLCHKIAYPKEIIESNDLPYGGHYAYRQRGENHLFTPQTIFLLQDSTKNNNYETYKKYAKLINDPQEGYISLRSLLDFKRLKPIDIDEVESVESIITRFATGAMSYGSISEEAHTTLAIAMNSIGAKSNTGEGGEDASRFGTNKNSKIKQIASGRFGVTSNYLVNAEELQIKLAQGAKPGEGGQLPGHKVDEIIGKIRHSTPGVGLISPPPHHDIYSIEDLKQLIHDLKNANKHARVNTKLVSEVGVGTIAAGVAKAHSDVVLISGFDGGTGASPQTSIKHAGLPWELGLAETHQTLVKNGLRSRIVLQTDGQLRTGRDIAIATLLGAEEWGVATAALIVEGCIMMRKCHLNTCPVGIATQDKELRAKYTGKPEHIVNYIKFIARELREVMAQLGFKTINEMVGRTDKLKAKEGVTHWKAKHLQLDKLLHRVHVRSDDTPYCTKKQEHGLENALDNKLIDLAQNAIKNKIPIKENIKLRNIHRTVGTMLSAEVTRKYGEAGLSDDTVYFKATGSGGQSFGAFVTKGITFEIEGDANDYYGKGLCGGKLILYPPLNAIYEANENVILGNVAFYGATSGESYIYGLAGERFCVRNSGANVVVGAIGDHGCEYMTGGRVVILGEIGKNFAAGMSGGIAYIYDKNKTAKGRINKGSVDLDSVDNDTDEKELKDMIENYITYTNSKEAKEILANWEEAKNAFIKVMPVDYKRVLKEQAQKMREV, encoded by the coding sequence ATGCAACCTAAATATTTACCAACAAAAGAGGGACTTTATGACCCAGAATTTGAACATGACGCTTGTGGCGTTGGTTTTGTAGCGCATCTAAAAGGAAAAGCATCTCATGATATTGTAAGCAAAGGTCTTACGCTTTTAGCAAACCTTGAGCATCGTGGAGCTGTTGGTGCTGAGAAAAATTCTGGAGATGGTGCGGGTATTTTAACTCAGATGCCAGATAAGTTTTTACGCAGAGTTTTAAAAGAAAAAAATATTGACTTACCTGAATTTGGTCATTATGCTGTTGGTGTAGTATTTTTACCAAAAGACCCTGAAGCTTATGCAGAGTGTAAAGCAATCGTTGAAGATTGTATAGAAGACCTTGGTCAAGAATTTTTAGGATGGAGGAGAGTTCCAACTGTTAATGAATCTTTAGGCGAAACTGTTAAAGTAATTGAGCCTTACATACATCAAGTCATCATAAAAAGAAACCCTGAGTTAGAAGATGCTGATGCTTTTGAACGCAAACTTTTTGTCATTAGAAAATACACACAGTCAAAGATAACAACTTCTAATGTTCGTGGTACTGAGTATTTTTATATGCCTTCAATGTCTTACAAAACCATTTCTTACAAGGGACAACTCATAACAGAGCAACTTCCTTTATATTTCCCAGACTTAAACGAACCAGATTATGAATCAGCGATAGCACTAGTTCATAGCCGTTTTTCAACAAACACTTTTCCATCTTGGCCTCTTGCTCAGCCATTTAGATATATAGCTCACAATGGAGAGATAAATACTCTTCGTGGAAATATAAACTGGATGAGAGCAAGACAGTCAATGCTAAAATCAAAACTTTTTACTGATGATGAACTTGATAAAATTTACCCTTACCTTATAAATGAAGCAAAAGGTTCAGACTCTTCTGTTTTAGATAATGTTATAGAACTCTTAACTCTCGCTGGTCGTCCACTTGCTCATGTTATGATGATGATGATTCCTGAAGCATGGAGAGATCAAGAGATGGATGAATCTCGTCGTGCTTTTTATGAATACCATGCTACTTTTATGGAGCCTTGGGATGGACCTGCATCTGTTGCTTTTACAGATGGGAAAATCATAGGTGCTACACTAGACAGAAATGGTCTTCGTCCTTCAAGATACTTCCTTACAAAAGATGATATTTTAGTAATGGCTTCTGAACAAGGTGCTTTGGAATTTCCTTCTGAAGATATTGTTTTAAAAGGAAGACTACAACCAGGTAAAATGTTTTTAGCAGACTTAGAGAAAGGTCGTATCATTAGCGATGATGAAATAAAAGCAGAAATAACAACTGCACACAACTATGCAAAGTGGATTGAAAAACAAAAAATAAATCTTGATGATTTAACATTAAACAAAGATGTAAAACAACCAAATCATAAAACGATACTTGTTCGTCAAAAATGTTTTGGTTACACGCAAGAAGATTTAAAAATTCTTTTAGCCCCAATGGCAAATACAGCTTATGAAGCTACTGGTTCTATGGGTAATGATGCTTCACTTTCAGTTTTATCAAATGCTTCTACAAATCTTTACAACTATTTTCATCAGTTATTTGCTCAGGTTACAAACCCCCCTATTGACCCGATTAGAGAAGAGTCTGTTATGTCACTTATCTCATACATAGGACCACAAGGAAATCTTTTTCAAGAAGTTGATGAAGATAGAAAATTTATAAAATTAAAATCTCCAATTTTAACAAATGAACAGTTTGAAAAATTAAGTGGAATAAATGAGTTTAACTTTAGTGCAAAAACTATAAGTATTCTTTTTGATTCAACAAAAAGTGATTCTTTAAAAAGAGCCTTAAATAGTGTTTTAGAACAAGCTAGTGATGCTGTAAAAGCTGGGCATGAAGTTATTATACTCTCAACAAGAGGTACAAACAAAACTAAAGCAGCTATACCTTCTCTTTTAGCGGTAAGTGCTGTTCATCATGCGCTTGTAGATGCAGGTCTTAGAACAAACTGTGGACTTGTTATAGAAACAGGTGAAGCAAGAGAAATACATCACTTTGCTACACTTGTTGGTTATGGTGCAAATGCTATTAATCCTTACTTGGCTTTTGAAACTATCGAAGATATGCGAAAAAGAAAAATGATTGACAAAGGTATCACTCCAAAAATGGCAGAAGCAAACTATATAACTGCTATTGGAAAGGGCATCTACAAGATTATGTCTAAGATGGGAATTTCAACTATTCGTTCATACACAGGTGCGCAAATATTTGAAGCAGTTGGTCTTTCACAAAACTTAGTAGATAACTACTTCAAAGGAACTCCAACAAGACTGGATGGTATAGATATAGACACCATAGAAGAAGAAACACTACTTTGTCATAAAATCGCTTATCCAAAAGAGATTATAGAATCAAATGACTTACCTTATGGTGGGCATTACGCTTACCGTCAAAGAGGAGAAAATCACCTTTTTACTCCCCAAACTATTTTTCTACTTCAAGACTCTACAAAAAACAACAACTATGAAACATATAAAAAATATGCAAAACTTATAAATGACCCTCAAGAAGGTTACATTAGTCTTCGCTCTCTTCTTGACTTTAAACGCTTAAAACCTATTGATATAGATGAAGTAGAATCAGTTGAGTCTATCATCACTCGTTTTGCAACTGGTGCTATGAGTTATGGCTCTATTTCTGAAGAAGCACATACAACTTTAGCTATTGCCATGAACTCTATTGGAGCAAAAAGTAATACAGGAGAAGGTGGAGAAGACGCTTCTAGATTTGGAACTAATAAAAACTCTAAAATAAAACAAATCGCATCTGGGCGTTTTGGAGTAACTTCTAATTATCTTGTTAATGCTGAAGAACTTCAAATCAAACTTGCTCAAGGTGCAAAACCTGGAGAAGGTGGACAACTTCCAGGACATAAAGTTGATGAAATCATAGGTAAAATACGACACTCAACTCCAGGAGTTGGTCTTATTTCCCCACCTCCACATCATGATATTTACTCTATTGAAGATTTAAAACAGTTAATCCATGACCTTAAAAATGCAAATAAACATGCAAGAGTCAATACTAAACTAGTTTCTGAAGTTGGTGTTGGAACTATTGCCGCTGGTGTTGCTAAAGCTCACTCAGATGTTGTTTTGATTTCTGGTTTTGATGGAGGAACAGGTGCCTCACCTCAAACTTCTATAAAACACGCTGGGCTTCCTTGGGAGTTAGGACTTGCTGAAACACATCAGACACTTGTTAAAAATGGTCTTCGCTCAAGAATAGTTCTGCAAACTGATGGACAACTTCGTACTGGTAGAGATATTGCCATAGCAACTCTACTTGGTGCAGAAGAATGGGGAGTAGCAACTGCCGCACTTATAGTTGAAGGCTGTATAATGATGAGAAAATGTCATTTAAATACTTGTCCTGTTGGCATCGCAACTCAAGATAAAGAACTTCGTGCAAAATACACAGGTAAACCTGAACATATCGTAAATTATATAAAATTTATAGCAAGAGAATTGCGTGAAGTCATGGCACAACTTGGGTTTAAAACTATAAATGAAATGGTAGGAAGAACAGATAAACTAAAGGCAAAAGAAGGTGTTACTCACTGGAAAGCAAAACATCTACAACTTGACAAGCTTTTACATCGTGTTCATGTCAGAAGTGACGATACCCCTTACTGTACTAAAAAACAAGAACATGGTTTAGAAAATGCACTTGACAATAAACTAATAGATTTAGCTCAAAATGCTATAAAAAATAAAATACCTATAAAAGAGAATATAAAACTAAGAAATATCCATAGAACTGTTGGCACAATGCTCTCAGCAGAAGTAACTCGTAAATATGGAGAAGCTGGTTTAAGTGATGATACTGTCTACTTTAAAGCAACAGGAAGCGGTGGACAAAGTTTTGGTGCTTTTGTAACTAAAGGGATTACCTTTGAAATAGAAGGTGATGCAAATGATTACTACGGAAAAGGATTGTGTGGTGGTAAACTTATTTTATATCCACCATTAAACGCTATTTATGAAGCAAATGAAAATGTTATTTTAGGAAATGTTGCCTTTTATGGTGCTACAAGTGGAGAGTCATACATATATGGTCTAGCAGGTGAGCGTTTTTGTGTTCGTAACTCTGGAGCAAATGTTGTGGTTGGAGCCATTGGTGACCATGGTTGTGAGTATATGACTGGTGGTAGAGTTGTTATACTTGGTGAAATTGGAAAGAATTTTGCTGCTGGAATGAGCGGTGGTATAGCCTATATATATGATAAGAACAAAACTGCTAAAGGTCGTATAAATAAAGGAAGTGTTGATTTAGACAGTGTAGACAATGATACTGATGAAAAAGAATTAAAAGATATGATAGAGAACTATATAACTTATACAAATTCTAAAGAGGCAAAAGAGATTTTAGCAAACTGGGAAGAGGCAAAAAATGCCTTTATAAAAGTTATGCCAGTTGATTATAAACGAGTTTTAAAAGAACAAGCTCAAAAAATGAGGGAGGTGTAA
- the xseB gene encoding exodeoxyribonuclease VII small subunit, with protein MAKTGNFETKLTSAKKILEALMKPEITLQNSVKEYEKGIKELNDAQKILEDAVIKINEIKSN; from the coding sequence ATGGCTAAAACAGGAAATTTTGAAACAAAACTCACAAGTGCAAAAAAAATATTAGAAGCCTTAATGAAACCAGAAATAACTTTGCAAAACAGTGTTAAAGAGTATGAAAAAGGTATTAAAGAATTAAATGATGCTCAGAAAATACTAGAAGATGCTGTCATAAAAATCAACGAAATTAAGAGTAACTAA
- a CDS encoding alpha-isopropylmalate synthase regulatory domain-containing protein, translating to MSQDSRYIQITTLYGGNGLLDAYKKALMKNYKTEFILTSYSEHSCGDKSSTKGIAYIEIQNKDVLSCFGVGANNDIPIASIKALFSALNRAFK from the coding sequence ATTTCTCAAGACAGTCGTTATATCCAAATCACCACATTATATGGAGGAAATGGACTCCTTGATGCTTATAAAAAAGCCTTAATGAAAAACTATAAAACTGAATTTATTTTAACTTCATACTCTGAACATTCATGTGGAGATAAAAGTTCTACAAAAGGAATAGCTTACATAGAGATTCAGAATAAAGATGTACTTTCTTGTTTTGGTGTAGGAGCTAATAACGATATACCTATTGCTTCTATCAAAGCTTTATTCTCAGCACTTAATCGTGCCTTTAAATAG
- the blaOXA gene encoding class D beta-lactamase, whose product MNFKRVILLISTMLSLSLAQDNDLANIFDKSKLNGTIVISALNDDVKYIYNNQRAVKGYIPASTFKIINTLIALEEEVIKDENEIIKWDGEIRSYSSWNKDQTLQSAISVSCIWCYQKFAKEIGNDKYLTYLKNINYGNHKTGSKVTTFWLDGDIEISAIEQIDFLKKLYKNELPFKQRYIDITKKILTVKKTENYIIKAKTGFSGKIGWYVGYVETKNGVWFFALNADVTKDTLKYRKQIVIESLKIKNII is encoded by the coding sequence ATGAACTTTAAAAGAGTGATTTTACTAATTAGCACCATGTTAAGTCTATCCCTTGCTCAAGACAATGATTTAGCAAATATTTTTGATAAAAGTAAATTAAACGGGACAATAGTTATATCTGCATTAAATGATGATGTAAAATATATATACAATAATCAAAGAGCTGTTAAAGGGTATATCCCTGCCTCAACATTTAAAATAATAAATACACTCATTGCATTAGAAGAAGAAGTTATAAAAGATGAAAATGAGATTATAAAATGGGATGGGGAAATTCGTTCATACAGCTCTTGGAATAAAGACCAAACTTTACAAAGTGCTATTTCAGTTTCATGTATATGGTGCTATCAAAAATTTGCAAAAGAGATAGGTAATGATAAGTATTTAACTTATCTTAAAAATATAAACTATGGTAATCACAAAACAGGTTCCAAGGTAACAACATTTTGGTTGGATGGTGATATAGAAATATCAGCCATAGAACAAATAGATTTTTTAAAAAAATTATATAAAAATGAACTACCCTTTAAACAACGATATATTGATATCACCAAAAAAATATTAACAGTTAAAAAAACAGAAAATTACATTATTAAAGCAAAAACTGGATTTTCTGGAAAAATTGGTTGGTATGTCGGCTATGTAGAAACAAAGAATGGAGTTTGGTTTTTTGCATTAAATGCAGATGTAACGAAAGATACACTTAAATATAGAAAACAAATTGTAATAGAATCTTTAAAAATTAAAAATATCATATAA
- a CDS encoding PIN domain-containing protein — translation MKKYLIDSDILIYFLKGKKEVVERLSQIPIDNLYISRINYTELIYGAYNSSKITKNLKIIEPFLDSFKVLEFTKISSLLFAKEKARLKKNGNIIADMDLIIASIAIENDCTLISNNIKHFERVQNLELEPKL, via the coding sequence ATGAAAAAATATTTAATTGATAGTGACATATTAATTTACTTTTTAAAAGGGAAAAAAGAAGTTGTTGAAAGACTCTCACAAATTCCAATAGATAATTTGTATATTTCAAGAATAAATTATACTGAATTAATTTATGGTGCGTACAACTCTTCTAAAATAACTAAAAATTTAAAAATAATTGAGCCTTTTTTGGATAGTTTCAAAGTATTAGAATTCACTAAAATATCAAGTCTACTTTTTGCAAAAGAGAAAGCACGATTAAAAAAAAATGGTAATATAATTGCTGATATGGACTTAATAATTGCGAGTATTGCTATTGAAAATGATTGCACTTTAATTAGCAATAATATTAAGCACTTTGAAAGAGTACAAAACCTAGAACTTGAACCAAAATTATAA
- a CDS encoding carbon-nitrogen hydrolase family protein, producing MRCAVLQLSAQGMSSTKLYNYIRIAHTKNVKVLLLGEYILNPFFKELQNMSIAMIKEQAEHQIKILKELASTYKMVIVAPLVIVKRKKVYKTVAKFAPASTAYYQQQLLINYSHWNEEKFFSNSIDAIKSPLIFKVDGFKFAIISGFELHFDEIFAQISSKNVDAVLLPSVSTFDSFERWKTLVLSRAFTNNCYILRANRIGEYTQEEFSWKFYGDSILASPNGELLSHLGNKEELMLVEMSHSEVVQTRRTWGFKDIIKRRES from the coding sequence ATGCGTTGTGCGGTACTGCAACTTAGTGCTCAAGGTATGAGCAGTACGAAACTTTACAACTACATAAGAATCGCTCATACAAAAAATGTAAAAGTTCTTCTTCTTGGTGAGTACATATTAAACCCTTTTTTCAAAGAGTTGCAAAATATGTCAATTGCGATGATAAAAGAACAAGCCGAGCACCAGATAAAAATACTAAAAGAATTAGCTTCTACTTACAAGATGGTAATAGTCGCACCTCTTGTAATTGTAAAAAGAAAAAAAGTTTATAAAACAGTAGCTAAATTTGCTCCAGCATCTACTGCATATTATCAACAACAGCTTCTTATAAATTACTCACATTGGAATGAGGAAAAGTTCTTTTCAAACAGTATAGATGCTATTAAATCCCCACTAATTTTTAAAGTTGATGGTTTTAAGTTTGCGATTATTAGCGGGTTTGAGCTTCATTTTGATGAAATATTTGCACAAATATCATCTAAAAATGTAGATGCTGTTTTACTACCAAGTGTATCTACTTTTGACTCTTTTGAGAGATGGAAAACACTTGTACTTTCTCGTGCTTTTACAAACAACTGCTACATTCTCAGAGCAAACCGAATAGGTGAATATACCCAAGAAGAATTTTCATGGAAATTTTATGGAGACTCCATACTAGCATCTCCTAATGGAGAGTTATTATCTCATCTTGGAAACAAGGAAGAACTAATGTTAGTAGAGATGTCTCACAGTGAAGTAGTTCAAACAAGACGGACATGGGGATTCAAAGATATAATAAAAAGGAGAGAATCATGA
- a CDS encoding glutamate synthase subunit beta, which translates to MGKVTGFKEYKRQNFSIAPVEERIKHNNEFVIPASKNAMEIQGARCMDCGVPFCHSNYGCPVGNNIPQFNDHIYKNKWENAFRTLMSTNNFPEFTGRVCPAPCETACVLGLNDDAVTIKGIEYSIIEMAYKKGWMKPQVPKIRSGKKVAVVGSGPAGLSVASQLNKAGHEVTIYERDKRIGGLVRYGIPNYKLDKKKVVQRRIDMMVEEGIKFVTNAHIGIDIPLKKLQDEYDSVVLCGGASLPRDLPIDNRDAKGIHFAMEFLAQCNSRIEGENILKEKEILATDKHIIVIGGGDTGSDCVGNSIRQGAASITQIELMPKAPLERTDAMPWPTYPRVFKLSTSQQEGCEMDFNILSKSFIKDANGNVKGLNCVKIEWGNKGFSEIKGTEFTLKADLIFLAMGFMGPEQTGMIEELNLDTDARSNIQTNNYKTSVKGVFSAGDMRRGQSLVVWAIYEGRECAIAVDEFLSNKKTMLNARSKSLYEK; encoded by the coding sequence ATGGGAAAAGTTACAGGATTTAAAGAGTATAAGCGTCAAAATTTTTCTATTGCACCAGTAGAGGAACGCATAAAGCATAACAATGAATTTGTAATTCCTGCGAGTAAAAATGCAATGGAGATTCAAGGTGCTAGATGCATGGACTGTGGTGTTCCTTTTTGTCATAGTAATTATGGTTGTCCAGTCGGTAATAATATACCTCAATTTAATGATCACATATATAAAAACAAATGGGAAAATGCATTTCGTACACTGATGAGTACAAATAATTTTCCAGAATTTACGGGAAGAGTATGCCCTGCTCCATGTGAAACTGCTTGTGTTCTTGGTTTAAATGATGACGCAGTTACAATAAAGGGCATCGAGTATTCAATAATTGAGATGGCTTACAAAAAAGGCTGGATGAAACCACAAGTACCAAAAATCAGAAGTGGCAAAAAAGTTGCAGTTGTTGGTTCTGGTCCAGCTGGTCTTAGTGTTGCAAGTCAGCTTAACAAAGCGGGACATGAAGTTACTATATATGAAAGAGATAAACGCATCGGCGGTTTAGTTCGTTATGGTATTCCAAACTATAAACTTGACAAGAAAAAAGTAGTTCAACGCAGAATTGATATGATGGTTGAAGAAGGCATAAAATTTGTTACAAATGCTCATATTGGTATAGATATACCACTGAAAAAACTTCAAGATGAATATGACTCTGTTGTACTATGTGGTGGAGCGTCTTTACCAAGAGACTTACCAATAGACAATAGAGATGCTAAAGGTATTCATTTTGCAATGGAATTTTTAGCACAGTGTAACTCACGCATAGAGGGTGAAAATATTCTTAAAGAAAAAGAGATTTTAGCCACTGATAAACATATTATAGTTATTGGTGGAGGAGATACAGGAAGTGACTGTGTTGGGAACTCTATAAGACAAGGAGCAGCATCTATCACTCAAATAGAGCTAATGCCAAAAGCTCCATTAGAGAGAACAGATGCTATGCCATGGCCAACATATCCAAGAGTGTTTAAACTATCAACTTCTCAACAAGAGGGTTGTGAGATGGACTTTAACATACTTTCAAAATCATTCATCAAAGATGCTAATGGAAATGTTAAAGGTCTAAACTGTGTAAAAATTGAGTGGGGGAATAAAGGATTTAGTGAAATTAAAGGAACTGAATTTACTTTAAAAGCTGACTTAATTTTCTTAGCAATGGGCTTTATGGGACCTGAGCAAACAGGGATGATAGAAGAGTTAAATCTTGATACAGATGCAAGAAGCAACATCCAAACAAACAACTACAAAACTTCTGTTAAAGGAGTGTTTAGTGCTGGAGATATGAGAAGAGGTCAATCACTTGTAGTCTGGGCAATTTATGAAGGTAGAGAGTGTGCCATAGCAGTTGATGAGTTTTTATCAAACAAAAAAACTATGCTAAATGCTAGGAGTAAATCTTTATACGAAAAATAA
- the metX gene encoding homoserine O-acetyltransferase MetX, with protein MPLNLQIHTEHFTNPLYLESGRILEPYDIVYETYGELNDDKSNVVVVCHALTGSHHAAGIYEDETKAGWWDGFIGSGKAIDTDKYFVVCSNVIGSCFGSTGPMSMQHPHHEHYRYKFPVVTIKDMVKAQRILFDRLDIHRVHAVVGGSMGGMQALAFAVLYPNFANKIIALAATHATQPWAIAFNKVAQESILKDPDFKQGYYDPEVIKEQGLSGMAVGRMAGHISFLSPESMATKFGREYKRTDGLYELFGKFQVESYLEYNGYNFTKWFDPLAYLYITKAINIFDLARGFDSLEEALKKVTSSMHLISFRDDLLFKNIEMKKIADTLKEIGNDNYDYIDIDSGYGHDAFLVELEKFEKYVKDALDG; from the coding sequence TTGCCTTTAAACTTACAAATACATACAGAGCACTTTACAAACCCTCTCTATTTAGAGAGTGGTCGTATTTTAGAACCTTATGACATTGTTTATGAAACATATGGCGAACTAAATGATGACAAGAGTAATGTAGTTGTAGTTTGTCATGCACTTACAGGTTCTCATCATGCAGCTGGCATCTATGAAGATGAAACTAAAGCTGGTTGGTGGGATGGTTTTATCGGTTCTGGAAAAGCAATAGATACAGATAAATACTTTGTAGTTTGCTCAAATGTTATTGGTAGTTGTTTTGGTTCAACAGGTCCTATGAGTATGCAACACCCTCATCACGAACACTACCGTTATAAGTTTCCTGTTGTAACCATAAAAGATATGGTAAAAGCCCAACGCATACTTTTTGACAGACTTGATATTCACAGAGTTCACGCGGTTGTTGGTGGCTCAATGGGTGGGATGCAAGCTCTCGCTTTTGCAGTTCTATATCCAAATTTCGCAAACAAAATCATCGCCTTGGCAGCAACTCACGCAACACAACCTTGGGCGATTGCATTTAACAAAGTAGCTCAAGAATCTATCTTAAAAGACCCTGATTTTAAGCAAGGCTACTATGACCCTGAGGTTATAAAAGAGCAAGGTTTATCAGGTATGGCTGTTGGTCGTATGGCAGGTCATATTAGTTTTTTATCACCTGAGTCTATGGCAACAAAGTTTGGTCGTGAATACAAAAGGACAGATGGACTTTATGAACTTTTTGGAAAGTTTCAAGTTGAATCTTATTTAGAGTACAATGGTTACAATTTTACAAAATGGTTTGACCCTTTAGCATATCTATATATCACTAAAGCTATCAATATCTTTGATTTAGCAAGAGGTTTTGACTCACTTGAAGAGGCTCTTAAAAAAGTAACTTCAAGTATGCATTTGATTAGCTTTAGAGATGATTTACTTTTTAAAAATATAGAGATGAAAAAAATCGCTGATACACTAAAAGAGATTGGAAATGACAACTATGACTATATTGACATAGATAGCGGTTATGGACATGATGCTTTTTTGGTGGAGTTAGAAAAATTTGAAAAATATGTAAAGGATGCATTAGATGGCTAA
- a CDS encoding RDD family protein, with protein MPSLQKVRYAGFWIRFIASFLDTLFLALPIGIVIYFLSDGNWFDFAQYQQNIQMAMSGNVNALNAQPQMSMKWELLFEVCVLLITMIFWKRWRGATPGKKFVHIKIVDAKTLTDIDNKQAITRSFGYIISTLSLLIGFFMVAFRSDKRGLHDLLANTAVIYDE; from the coding sequence TTGCCATCATTACAAAAAGTTAGATACGCAGGTTTTTGGATTAGATTTATTGCATCTTTTTTAGATACTTTATTTTTAGCCTTGCCTATTGGGATTGTTATCTATTTTCTTAGTGATGGAAATTGGTTTGATTTCGCACAATATCAACAAAACATACAAATGGCAATGAGTGGAAATGTAAATGCACTCAATGCTCAACCTCAGATGTCTATGAAGTGGGAACTTCTTTTTGAAGTGTGCGTTTTACTAATTACTATGATTTTTTGGAAACGATGGAGAGGAGCAACTCCTGGCAAAAAATTTGTTCATATCAAAATAGTAGATGCTAAAACTCTAACAGATATAGATAACAAACAAGCTATTACTCGCTCATTTGGATACATTATCTCTACTTTATCTCTTCTTATTGGTTTTTTTATGGTTGCTTTTAGAAGTGACAAAAGAGGCTTACATGATTTATTAGCTAATACCGCTGTCATTTATGATGAATAA